One stretch of Arachis hypogaea cultivar Tifrunner chromosome 20, arahy.Tifrunner.gnm2.J5K5, whole genome shotgun sequence DNA includes these proteins:
- the LOC112782728 gene encoding putative calcium-transporting ATPase 13, plasma membrane-type, with protein MSLLTNMERIESLFNAPNTKKKWHSAFLVIYCSRALASHFTLNNKTKQRKINPSPSFTVIDLNPQQPFAIDQTTLTTIVKEKDHATLKKHGGIEGIAKSLETDIEHGIKGDEDMSRRRHIFGSNTYPKPRSKSFVHFVLEAFKDVTILILLCCAALSLGFGIKQHGLKEGWYDGGSIFLAVFIVISLSSISNFRQNRQFDKLSQLSNDIQIDVVRLGRRQQVSIYDIVVGDVVCLKIGDQVPADGLFVDGHSLRIDESSMTGESDHVEVGKVHNPFLFSGTKVVDGYAKMMVTSVGMKTTWGQMMSSISRDVNEETPLQARLNKLTSSIGKVGLAVAFLVLVVLLIRYFTGNTKDENGVKEFNGSKTKFSDIMNSVVGIVADAVTIVVVAIPEGLPLAVTLTLAYSMKKMMADKAMVRKLSACETMGSATTICTDKTGTLTLNEMRVTKFWMGLEPVLENAYSSVAPFVLQLIQEGVALNTTGSVHKSKSESDFEFSGSPTEKAILSWAVLQLDMKMDELTKGCSIIQVETFNSKKKRSGVLLRRKSDNTVNVHWKGAAEMVLKMCSKYYDASGILKDLDSEIMMKFENIIQGMAASSLRCIAFAQTEVSDSEIEVEDGEGKAMVKENGLTLLGLVGIKDPCRQGVKKAVESCQNAGVNVKMITGDNVFTARAIATECGILRQNQDMAGAVVEGEEFRNYTPEERLEKVDKICVMARSSPFDKLLMVECLKQKGHVVAVTGDGTNDAPALKEADIGLSMGIQGTEVAKESSDIVILDDNFASVVTVLRWGRCVYNNIQKFIQFQLTVNVAALAINFVAAVSAGEVPLTAVQLLWVNLIMDTLGALALATEKPTLELMEKPPVGRTKPLITNVMWRNLMAQALYQIAVLLTLQFRGESIFGVTKGVNDTLIFNTFVMCQVFNEFNARKLEKRNVFKGLHRSKLFLGIIGVTVVLQVVMVEFLKKFADTERLNWGQWGLCILLGAASWPIGWVVKMIPVPEKPFLDFLSIKK; from the coding sequence ATGAGTTTACTCACAAACATGGAGCGCATTGAGTCATTATTCAACGCACCAAACACCAAGAAAAAGTGGCACTCTGCTTTCTTAGTCATATATTGTTCTCGAGCCCTCGCGTCACACTTCACTCTCAACAACAAAACCAAACAAAGGAAAATCAATCCTTCTCCATCATTCACCGTCATTGATTTGAATCCGCAACAACCCTTCGCAATTGATCAAACCACCCTAACCACCATCGTCAAAGAAAAAGACCATGCTACCCTCAAGAAACACGGCGGCATTGAAGGCATAGCTAAATCCCTTGAAACCGACATCGAACATGGCATCAAAGGCGATGAAGACATGTCACGCAGACGCCACATATTCGGCTCCAACACTTACCCAAAGCCACGTTCTAAAAGCTTCGTTCATTTCGTATTGGAAGCTTTCAAAGATGTCACCATTCTCATCCTTTTGTGCTGCGCAGCGCTTTCTCTCGGCTTCGGAATCAAGCAACATGGACTCAAAGAAGGTTGGTACGACGGTGGAAGCATCTTCCTTGCTGTGTTCATTGTCATTTCTCTCTCTTCCATAAGCAATTTCAGACAGAATAGGCAGTTTGACAAATTGTCTCAGCTCAGCAACGATATACAAATCGATGTGGTGAGACTCGGAAGGCGGCAACAGGTTTCGATCTATGATATCGTCGTCGGCGACGTTGTTTGCTTGAAGATCGGCGATCAAGTCCCCGCCGACGGGCTATTCGTCGACGGACACTCGCTGCGAATCGACGAATCAAGCATGACTGGGGAGAGCGACCATGTGGAAGTTGGAAAGGTTCATAATCCGTTCTTGTTCTCCGGAACGAAAGTGGTTGACGGTTACGCGAAAATGATGGTTACTTCCGTTGGAATGAAGACTACATGGGGTCAAATGATGAGCTCGATTAGCCGCGACGTTAACGAGGAAACGCCGTTACAAGCTCGCCTTAACAAACTAACTTCATCAATCGGAAAGGTTGGTTTGGCAGTTGCttttcttgttcttgttgttcttcttaTCCGTTACTTCACGGGGAACACAAAAGATGAAAATGGAGTGAAAGAGTTCAACGGGAGCAAGACTAAGTTCAGTGATATAATGAACTCTGTCGTCGGAATTGTGGCTGATGCAGTCACCATTGTGGTTGTTGCAATCCCTGAAGGGTTGCCGTTGGCGGTTACGTTGACTTTGGCTTATTCCATGAAGAAAATGATGGCGGATAAAGCTATGGTGAGGAAGCTCTCAGCGTGTGAGACTATGGGTTCTGCTACAACTATTTGCACAGATAAAACAGGAACACTCACACTCAACGAAATGAGAGTCACAAAGTTTTGGATGGGATTAGAACCTGTGTTGGAGAATGCGTATTCATCGGTTGCGCCTTTTGTTCTTCAATTGATCCAGGAAGGAGTGGCTTTGAACACAACTGGTAGCGTTCACAAGTCGAAATCTGAATCCGATTTCGAGTTTTCCGGTAGTCCTACCGAGAAAGCGATCCTCTCTTGGGCGGTTTTGCAGTTGGATATGAAGATGGATGAATTGACGAAAGGATGCTCCATAATTCAGGTTGAGACCTTCAACTCGAAGAAGAAACGGAGCGGAGTTTTGTTGCGAAGGAAATCGGACAACACGGTGAATGTGCACTGGAAAGGCGCTGCTGAAATGGTACTGAAAATGTGTTCAAAATACTACGATGCTTCTGGAATTTTGAAAGATCTTGACAGCGAAATCATGATGAAATTCGAGAACATCATTCAAGGAATGGCAGCTAGTAGTCTTCGCTGTATCGCTTTTGCTCAAACGGAGGTTTCAGATTCAGAGATAGAGGTTGAAGACGGAGAGGGAAAAGCTATGGTGAAAGAAAATGGATTGACTCTACTAGGACTAGTCGGAATCAAGGATCCGTGCCGGCAGGGGGTGAAGAAGGCGGTGGAGTCTTGCCAGAACGCCGGAGTAAATGTGAAGATGATCACAGGGGACAATGTTTTCACTGCAAGAGCAATAGCAACAGAATGCGGCATACTGAGACAAAATCAAGACATGGCTGGCGCGGTGGTGGAAGGCGAGGAGTTTCGCAACTACACGCCGGAGGAAAGGTTAGAGAAAGTGGACAAAATATGCGTGATGGCGAGATCCTCGCCGTTCGACAAGCTCCTGATGGTAGAGTGCCTAAAACAGAAAGGTCACGTGGTTGCCGTGACAGGGGACGGCACGAACGACGCGCCGGCACTGAAGGAAGCTGACATTGGACTCTCCATGGGGATCCAAGGCACAGAGGTGGCGAAAGAGAGCTCTGATATTGTGATTTTAGACGACAATTTCGCCTCCGTCGTAACGGTTTTGAGGTGGGGAAGGTGTGTTTATAACAACATTCAGAAGTTCATACAGTTCCAATTGACCGTGAATGTTGCTGCACTTGCAATAAACTTCGTGGCGGCGGTGTCGGCCGGCGAAGTTCCTCTCACGGCAGTGCAACTTTTATGGGTGAATTTGATCATGGACACGTTGGGAGCATTGGCACTTGCAACGGAAAAGCCTACTTTGGAGTTAATGGAGAAACCGCCGGTTGGGAGAACAAAACCTCTCATAACAAACGTGATGTGGAGGAATCTTATGGCACAAGCTTTGTACCAAATTGCGGTTTTGTTGACTCTTCAGTTCAGAGGTGAGTCTATCTTTGGTGTTACTAAAGGGGTTAATGACACTCTGATTTTCAACACTTTTGTTATGTGTCAAGTTTTCAATGAGTTCAATGCAAGGAAATTGGAGAAGAGGAATGTTTTTAAGGGGTTACATAGGAGCAAGTTGTTCTTGGGGATTATTGGTGTGACAGTGGTACTCCAAGTTGTGATggttgagtttttgaagaagtttGCTGATACTGAGAGGCTGAATTGGGGGCAATGGGGTCTTTGCATTCTTCTTGGTGCTGCTTCTTGGCCAATTGGTTGGGTTGTGAAGATGATTCCAGTTCCAGAAAAGCCATTTCTTGATTTCCTGAGTATCAAGAAATGA